Proteins found in one Nocardia brasiliensis ATCC 700358 genomic segment:
- a CDS encoding glycosyltransferase family 4 protein: MTKALFLAHTAAPSGAELATLRLLSALRDLGRADIAMAYTEDGPMVERMRARGVETLLLRGRFESRAMTIGAGPVRLVAGFAALLRLGWTVGGAARRVGARVLVAESSKALVMGIVAARRARIPLVWQVHDRIAADYFGRLPTFVLRLLGRWCCAGYLANSRTTLDTLPVGRKPALVAYPVVEPAIGTTRSTQRPPAETVVAMLGRLAPWKGQDVLLRALAATKTRPHRVYLIGGTFFDEQAYRTELERLAQDLALPVTFTGHIDDPGEYLCDTDILVHCSILPEPFGQVIVEGMQAGCAVIAARPGGPAEIITPDVDGLLVDGGSAHQLTAALDTLIADAALRTRLADAGRLRAADFGSAATAGPVAAFLDDIAQRNDAAGTPSSSERNPYG, translated from the coding sequence ATGACCAAGGCGCTGTTCCTCGCGCACACCGCGGCACCGTCGGGCGCCGAATTGGCCACGCTGCGCCTGCTGTCCGCGCTGCGGGACCTCGGTCGGGCGGATATCGCGATGGCGTATACCGAAGATGGTCCGATGGTCGAGCGCATGCGCGCACGCGGGGTCGAAACCCTGCTGCTGCGTGGTCGTTTCGAGAGCAGGGCGATGACCATCGGCGCGGGGCCGGTACGACTCGTCGCCGGATTCGCGGCGCTGCTCCGACTGGGCTGGACGGTGGGCGGCGCCGCGCGACGGGTCGGCGCCCGCGTGCTCGTCGCGGAGAGCAGCAAAGCGCTCGTGATGGGGATCGTCGCCGCGCGGCGCGCCCGGATTCCGCTGGTCTGGCAAGTACACGACCGGATCGCCGCCGACTATTTCGGCCGGCTGCCCACGTTCGTGCTGCGCCTGCTGGGCCGCTGGTGCTGCGCCGGTTACCTCGCCAACAGCCGCACCACACTCGACACCTTGCCGGTCGGACGCAAACCCGCGCTCGTCGCCTACCCTGTCGTCGAACCCGCCATCGGCACAACGCGTTCCACGCAGCGCCCACCCGCCGAGACGGTGGTCGCCATGCTCGGCAGGCTCGCCCCGTGGAAGGGGCAGGACGTGCTGTTGCGTGCCCTGGCCGCGACGAAGACGCGCCCGCACCGGGTCTACCTGATCGGCGGCACCTTCTTCGACGAGCAGGCCTATCGCACCGAGCTGGAACGGCTCGCCCAAGACCTCGCACTTCCGGTCACGTTCACCGGTCACATCGACGATCCAGGCGAATACCTCTGCGACACGGACATTCTCGTGCACTGTTCAATCCTGCCGGAGCCGTTCGGCCAGGTGATCGTCGAAGGCATGCAGGCGGGCTGCGCCGTGATCGCCGCCCGGCCGGGCGGTCCCGCGGAAATCATCACGCCGGACGTCGACGGCCTGCTCGTCGACGGCGGGTCCGCACACCAGCTCACCGCGGCCCTGGACACCCTCATCGCCGACGCCGCGCTACGCACTCGGCTCGCCGACGCCGGGCGGCTGCGCGCCGCGGACTTCGGCAGCGCCGCGACGGCCGGCCCGGTCGCGGCCTTCCTCGATGACATCGCACAACGCAACGACGCCGCGGGCACCCCCTCTTCTTCGGAGCGAAACCCGTATGGCTGA
- a CDS encoding protein tyrosine kinase, which translates to MGLIDYWHIARRRWVIIVAAVVVCLAAAGGYASTLPTTYLAASSMYVSMATGTSVNDSYQGGLAAQQRVRSYLDLATSATVAKRVIDDLGLPMSVGEVQSKIKAFSPPATTNLVITVESGTAEGARDLANSVVAQFRRLVDELETIERDAAPAARVAVVDRAELPTAPSGPQTKRLLVLGVLAGLALGCAGAFIRDRTDRTLRTSNDLEALLPVPILGIIDAGRPGAPDETRRLRTRLLRDNDSGSVQFTSLSSRSEPEVAAALAKSLADTGSSVLLIDADTSGNGSSGTVPEATLGLAEVLRDGIPVAEALTALPDTAVTVLPLGEADAQTPDLLASDRFVSIVAKLRTEYDHLIVQTAPVTRAADAIALAPLCGRTIAVVPLGSTTAPQLRGALATFGDNKLTGAVAYSKPGNRLQRLGDRLRL; encoded by the coding sequence ATGGGATTGATCGACTATTGGCATATCGCGCGCCGCCGCTGGGTCATCATCGTCGCGGCGGTGGTGGTATGCCTGGCGGCGGCGGGCGGCTACGCGAGCACGCTGCCGACCACCTACCTCGCCGCCAGCAGCATGTACGTGTCGATGGCGACCGGCACCTCGGTCAACGACTCGTACCAGGGCGGCCTGGCCGCCCAGCAGCGCGTCCGCTCGTATCTGGACCTGGCCACCAGCGCGACCGTCGCCAAGCGGGTCATCGACGACCTCGGACTACCGATGTCGGTCGGCGAGGTGCAGAGCAAGATCAAGGCGTTCTCCCCGCCCGCGACCACCAACCTGGTCATCACCGTCGAGTCCGGCACCGCCGAGGGCGCGCGCGATCTGGCCAATTCGGTGGTGGCCCAATTCCGCAGGCTCGTCGACGAATTGGAGACGATCGAGCGGGACGCGGCGCCGGCCGCGCGGGTCGCGGTGGTCGACCGCGCCGAACTGCCGACCGCGCCGAGCGGACCGCAGACGAAACGACTCCTGGTACTGGGCGTGCTCGCCGGGCTCGCGCTCGGCTGTGCGGGCGCGTTCATCCGGGACCGCACCGATCGCACCCTGCGCACGTCCAACGATCTCGAAGCGCTGCTACCCGTGCCGATCCTGGGGATCATCGACGCCGGGCGACCCGGCGCGCCCGACGAGACCCGGCGGCTGCGCACCCGGCTGCTGCGCGACAACGACTCCGGGAGTGTGCAATTCACCAGCCTGTCGTCCCGGTCGGAGCCGGAAGTGGCGGCGGCCCTGGCGAAATCGCTGGCCGACACCGGCAGCAGTGTGCTGCTGATCGACGCGGACACCTCCGGCAACGGCAGCTCCGGCACCGTCCCGGAAGCGACACTCGGCCTGGCCGAGGTGCTGCGCGACGGCATCCCGGTGGCCGAGGCGCTCACCGCGCTGCCGGACACCGCGGTGACGGTGTTGCCGCTGGGCGAGGCCGACGCGCAGACCCCCGACCTGCTCGCCTCGGACCGATTCGTCTCGATCGTCGCGAAGCTGCGCACCGAATACGACCACCTCATCGTGCAGACCGCACCGGTGACCCGGGCCGCGGACGCCATCGCGCTCGCACCGCTCTGCGGCCGGACCATCGCCGTCGTCCCGCTCGGCAGCACCACCGCGCCGCAATTGCGCGGTGCGCTGGCCACTTTCGGCGACAACAAGCTGACCGGCGCGGTAGCGTACAGCAAGCCGGGCAACCGGCTGCAGCGGCTCGGCGACAGGCTGCGGCTATGA
- a CDS encoding glycosyl hydrolase family 28-related protein, protein MSKEAVGRRGMLAAAFGAVGAVPVLAACSSTPEVGPPTIEFRSPHVTDAPAARNVRDFGAVGDGLADDTAAIAAAAAVTDKPLVMYLPAGHYRVTAWPELSDYATVLGDGADVTVISCETDTTLIHLRQRNRVRFARIGFYLAGPKATGIVLSECFRCSFDSVVIRGNHLSDNHPRYLAQRGVVLEGNTGGTSFVNCDINNFGYGIVTSCIQNYVTSSKLTSNFIGVLGTGNDHNAGLALTNVEFVSDADPRTTDRHILVDGAANDWWLTNVWFEGAEVALSIGHADRGGPAQFGMINCKVAARSIGLDLIYCRQPYLANVQFDKDLDRPPTELRIDPAGCPEGTAVNLISTAADDLNPAVFPDRWHVLGRTSMHTPAFTGTVVIKAGRSDADVFQTQSADGSVRAAVLGSGTWLSEHSEGGLVLKDASGTYWRVSISTEGALKTMPLGKQRPRE, encoded by the coding sequence ATGAGCAAAGAAGCAGTCGGTCGGCGGGGTATGTTGGCGGCCGCCTTCGGCGCGGTCGGCGCGGTGCCGGTACTGGCCGCGTGCAGCAGCACACCCGAGGTGGGGCCGCCCACCATCGAATTCCGTTCGCCGCACGTCACCGACGCACCCGCAGCGCGCAACGTCCGCGACTTCGGCGCCGTCGGCGACGGTCTCGCCGACGATACGGCCGCCATCGCGGCGGCGGCCGCCGTCACGGACAAACCGCTCGTCATGTATCTACCCGCCGGCCACTACCGGGTGACGGCGTGGCCCGAATTGAGTGACTACGCCACGGTTCTCGGCGACGGCGCCGACGTGACGGTGATCAGTTGCGAGACCGATACGACGCTCATTCACCTACGTCAGCGCAATCGGGTGCGGTTCGCCCGGATCGGCTTCTATCTGGCCGGGCCCAAGGCGACCGGGATCGTGCTGTCGGAATGCTTCCGGTGCTCGTTCGATTCGGTGGTGATCCGCGGCAATCACCTCAGCGACAACCATCCGCGCTACCTGGCCCAGCGCGGCGTCGTGCTGGAGGGCAACACCGGCGGCACCTCGTTCGTCAACTGCGACATCAATAATTTCGGCTACGGCATCGTCACGTCCTGCATCCAGAATTACGTCACCTCGTCCAAACTCACCAGCAACTTCATCGGCGTGCTCGGCACCGGCAACGATCACAACGCCGGATTGGCGCTCACCAACGTCGAATTCGTGTCCGACGCCGATCCGCGCACCACCGATCGGCACATCCTCGTCGACGGTGCGGCCAACGACTGGTGGCTGACCAACGTCTGGTTCGAGGGCGCCGAGGTCGCTCTTTCCATCGGGCACGCCGACCGGGGCGGTCCCGCGCAGTTCGGCATGATCAACTGCAAGGTGGCCGCGCGCAGCATCGGGCTCGACCTGATCTATTGCCGCCAGCCGTATCTCGCCAACGTGCAGTTCGACAAGGATCTGGACCGGCCGCCGACCGAGCTGCGGATAGATCCGGCAGGCTGCCCCGAGGGCACCGCGGTGAACCTGATCTCCACCGCCGCGGACGATCTCAACCCGGCGGTGTTCCCCGACCGCTGGCATGTGCTGGGGCGCACCAGTATGCACACCCCCGCCTTCACCGGCACGGTCGTGATCAAGGCCGGGCGCAGCGACGCCGACGTCTTCCAGACGCAGTCCGCCGACGGCTCCGTGCGCGCGGCCGTCCTGGGCAGCGGAACTTGGCTCTCCGAGCACAGCGAAGGAGGTCTCGTGCTCAAAGACGCGTCCGGGACATACTGGCGGGTGTCCATCTCCACCGAGGGCGCCTTGAAGACCATGCCCTTGGGTAAACAGCGGCCGCGCGAGTAG
- a CDS encoding lipopolysaccharide biosynthesis protein has protein sequence MAEHAAPNAPDRSPAGGGSHRRNPRPRHGFLAIIRDIGYVSFGKYGQYVVTIVTVPLIARVLGTHGLGLLAIGMSAYFIGSLLVDLGITSYLAARVHDTNSSELGSDRFRHVNQLRGDYLAIRAGTLGVLGAALLLSYAVGAPEHLEMILLGLFAGGFWSVSEDWLLIGQGRFGASTAYQAVGRIGYLVLLVAVLPRLPSAQVALLCLLVSSVPTVALTWWDSLRTFGRPARPRGIRTVLRTGAPVFTSRLLVTSYGQGAAAVYSAVLDAVSLGLYSAGDRLVRAIQSTLDPIGFALLPRMARKSADDNFWRHAMQALLACVCTATVAAAAVWLAAPMLIHLVFGKDFTAAIGLLRVETFVLPATAITSFVTTAVLPVRQDTTGVLIGAVLGTAVAATALVIAFRTHSVWTLVYGTVVVEFTVAAWYLLRIRTLIHRERVTTADGPAIVLMREEGGS, from the coding sequence ATGGCTGAACACGCCGCGCCGAACGCACCCGACCGGTCGCCCGCCGGCGGCGGCTCGCATCGTCGTAACCCCCGGCCGCGCCACGGTTTTCTCGCGATAATCCGCGATATCGGTTACGTCAGCTTCGGCAAATACGGGCAGTACGTCGTCACCATCGTCACTGTGCCGCTGATCGCCCGGGTACTCGGCACCCACGGTCTCGGCCTGCTCGCGATCGGCATGTCCGCCTACTTCATCGGCTCGCTGCTGGTCGATCTCGGTATCACCTCGTATCTGGCGGCGCGGGTGCACGACACCAACTCCTCCGAACTCGGCAGCGACCGGTTCCGGCACGTCAACCAGCTGCGCGGCGACTATCTGGCGATCCGGGCGGGCACACTCGGCGTGCTCGGTGCCGCACTGTTGCTCAGCTATGCCGTCGGCGCGCCGGAACATCTGGAGATGATCCTGCTGGGCTTGTTCGCCGGCGGCTTCTGGTCGGTCTCCGAGGACTGGCTGCTGATCGGTCAGGGCCGCTTCGGCGCTTCGACCGCCTATCAGGCGGTCGGCCGCATCGGCTATCTCGTGCTGCTCGTCGCCGTGCTGCCCCGGCTGCCGAGCGCACAGGTCGCGCTGCTCTGCCTGCTCGTGTCGTCGGTGCCCACCGTCGCGCTGACCTGGTGGGATTCGCTGCGCACCTTCGGGCGCCCGGCCCGCCCCCGCGGCATCCGAACCGTGTTACGTACCGGCGCCCCGGTTTTCACCTCTCGGCTGCTGGTCACGTCGTACGGACAGGGTGCGGCGGCGGTGTATTCGGCGGTGCTCGACGCGGTATCGCTCGGCCTCTACTCCGCCGGGGACCGACTGGTCCGTGCGATCCAATCCACCTTGGATCCCATCGGTTTCGCGCTGCTACCCCGCATGGCGCGCAAGAGCGCCGACGACAACTTCTGGCGCCACGCCATGCAGGCGCTGCTCGCCTGCGTCTGCACCGCGACCGTGGCCGCGGCCGCGGTGTGGCTGGCCGCGCCGATGTTGATCCACCTGGTGTTCGGCAAGGATTTCACGGCCGCCATCGGACTGTTGCGGGTGGAGACCTTCGTGCTCCCCGCTACCGCTATCACCTCGTTCGTCACCACGGCCGTCCTGCCGGTGCGCCAGGACACCACCGGGGTGCTGATCGGGGCGGTGCTCGGCACCGCCGTAGCGGCCACCGCACTCGTGATCGCGTTCCGTACCCACTCGGTGTGGACGCTCGTCTACGGCACCGTCGTCGTCGAATTCACCGTCGCCGCCTGGTATCTGCTGCGCATCCGGACGCTCATCCACCGTGAGCGGGTAACGACCGCCGACGGTCCCGCGATTGTGCTGATGCGGGAGGAGGGCGGGTCATGA
- a CDS encoding glycosyltransferase family 4 protein has translation MTGSEWFTSAPGGLNRYFTELFHALARQPGIAVSAAAFGTAAPDAVNARSWGGTGGSTLHRTRAALLDRAELDPGTVLDRHFCLYGPVALTRRGRLPLVVHFHGPWAAESRMTGQHPAAVRAKYLLERIRYLGADRFVVLSNHFREVLHTDYRVSPDRVAVIAPGVDLDRFQPTPIPADTATRSVLCVRRLERRMGIDTLLRAWPAVLADHPDARLVLVGTGTAEHELRSAAATLRDTVQFAGHVDDKRLTELYELATLTVVPTTALEGFGLIALESLAAGRAPIVTDCGGLPDSVHGLDPSLIVPAGDAEALGARLVSALHGDLPSPQRCRAHAETFSWDVTARRHLALYREVSR, from the coding sequence ATGACGGGATCGGAGTGGTTCACGTCCGCGCCCGGCGGGCTCAATCGGTACTTCACGGAGCTGTTCCACGCCCTCGCACGGCAACCGGGGATCGCGGTGTCCGCGGCCGCCTTCGGCACGGCCGCGCCGGACGCCGTGAACGCCCGATCATGGGGCGGCACAGGCGGTTCCACGCTGCACCGGACGCGCGCCGCGCTGCTCGACCGCGCCGAGTTGGACCCCGGCACGGTGCTGGACCGCCACTTCTGTCTGTACGGACCGGTCGCTTTGACTCGACGAGGCCGCTTACCGCTGGTCGTCCACTTCCACGGCCCGTGGGCGGCGGAGAGCCGGATGACCGGACAGCACCCCGCTGCGGTGCGCGCCAAGTATCTGCTCGAACGGATCCGGTACCTCGGCGCGGACCGATTCGTGGTGCTGTCCAACCACTTTCGTGAGGTACTACATACCGACTACCGGGTTTCCCCCGATCGGGTCGCGGTCATCGCACCCGGTGTCGACCTCGATCGTTTCCAGCCCACCCCGATCCCCGCCGACACCGCGACGCGCTCGGTGCTGTGCGTGCGCAGACTCGAACGCCGCATGGGCATCGATACGCTGCTGCGCGCGTGGCCCGCCGTGCTCGCCGACCATCCGGACGCCCGGCTCGTGCTCGTCGGCACCGGCACCGCCGAGCACGAACTCCGTTCGGCGGCAGCGACTCTGCGCGATACCGTCCAGTTCGCCGGACACGTCGACGACAAACGGCTGACCGAACTGTACGAACTCGCAACGCTGACGGTGGTGCCCACCACGGCGCTCGAGGGTTTCGGGCTGATCGCGCTCGAATCGCTCGCGGCGGGCCGCGCGCCGATCGTGACCGACTGTGGCGGACTGCCGGATTCGGTGCACGGCCTCGACCCGTCCCTGATCGTGCCCGCGGGCGACGCCGAGGCCCTCGGCGCGCGGCTGGTCAGCGCCCTGCACGGCGACCTGCCCAGCCCGCAACGATGCCGGGCGCACGCCGAGACGTTTTCCTGGGATGTCACGGCGCGGCGGCACCTCGCGCTGTACCGGGAGGTCAGCCGATGA
- a CDS encoding CgeB family protein: MRILYLGDDWVGSNARSLADGFRQAGHDVVVLDTTRVTLPRRLSPPWLYAKLNQRRAPWDIAALHDEIDRAAAALRPDLVFVFKGIHLDQRRLLDVPAPVHVHYSPDDVANPANISPEYLAHEHEWDHVLTTKRHNVAELRKRGARGVVFVRSAYDPAWHHPTARRGTRQFLVGFIGVCRPDRRADLVALARTHGARMLVRGPGWRRVPELHTTGAVVGGAVYGQRYSEIVASITANLVLLNSDNRDTHTCRTFEVPAAGGLFVGERTDEHAELLTDTSECFLFSDTGELREILDWCAAHPDKAAAVAAAGYQRIVDGHHRYVDRAREIINAIA; encoded by the coding sequence ATGAGAATTCTCTACCTCGGCGACGACTGGGTCGGCAGCAACGCCCGATCGCTCGCGGACGGCTTCCGGCAGGCCGGGCACGACGTCGTCGTCCTCGACACCACCCGGGTCACCTTGCCGCGCAGGCTTTCTCCGCCGTGGCTCTACGCCAAGCTGAATCAACGCCGGGCACCGTGGGATATCGCCGCGCTGCACGATGAGATCGACCGCGCCGCCGCGGCGCTGCGCCCGGATCTGGTCTTCGTCTTCAAGGGCATCCATCTCGACCAACGCAGGCTGCTCGACGTGCCGGCGCCCGTGCACGTGCACTACAGCCCGGACGACGTCGCGAACCCGGCGAACATCAGCCCGGAATACCTTGCGCACGAACACGAGTGGGATCACGTCCTCACCACGAAGCGGCACAATGTGGCGGAGCTGCGCAAGCGTGGCGCCCGCGGCGTCGTCTTCGTGCGCAGCGCCTACGACCCGGCCTGGCATCACCCCACCGCGCGGCGGGGCACCCGGCAGTTCCTCGTCGGTTTCATCGGGGTGTGCCGGCCGGACCGCCGCGCCGACCTGGTCGCCCTCGCCCGTACGCACGGCGCCCGGATGCTGGTGCGGGGACCCGGCTGGCGGCGGGTGCCCGAACTGCACACCACCGGCGCGGTGGTCGGCGGCGCCGTGTACGGCCAGCGGTACTCCGAGATCGTCGCGAGCATCACCGCCAACCTGGTCCTGCTGAACTCCGACAACCGCGACACCCACACCTGCCGCACCTTCGAAGTGCCCGCGGCCGGTGGGCTTTTCGTCGGCGAACGCACCGACGAACACGCGGAGCTGCTCACCGACACCAGCGAATGCTTCCTGTTCTCCGACACCGGCGAACTGCGCGAGATCCTCGACTGGTGCGCGGCCCATCCCGACAAGGCCGCCGCGGTCGCCGCAGCGGGATACCAGCGCATCGTCGACGGCCACCATCGCTACGTCGACCGGGCCAGGGAGATCATCAATGCGATCGCGTGA
- a CDS encoding GNAT family N-acetyltransferase has protein sequence MTRPKSLARSRLGPVSLRGSTVVLRPPRLADYPYWRHIRLRDRRHIEPFWYSSALDWDARHCGTHWVRECLMIRAEARAGRRLATVIEVDGRFAGQIELGTIDTATGAAEMGIWVDATVARHGIGGLAAAMLLDHGFTRLGLQRITAPISPANVAAAHGAAGVGFRREALMGRYFDVGGARRDHELWAATAGDRPPDGFTGHWLARHDATGSAPLPAPADPVPPGLPKLAMVIAGARFYVGRAVHLFDPLGAPPPIRLADPDHPEVVIRTRRPTDWRRWRAARSRCRATLDPDASAPEPTWAVQHSWWQWVRQYLRTRAGLRSPGGLVLAIEVDGAYVGEARLFDRDMFDRNARMFVWADPAHPEHVRVAATRALLTLAFGPLGLCRVATTIAPGDQVAAEIAARVGMAHEGQMRDSVDATGRRADHDLWAITTPSPPEHTSAPSLSTDPSPRSSGKQ, from the coding sequence ATGACCCGACCGAAATCGTTGGCGCGCAGCAGACTCGGGCCGGTGTCGTTGCGCGGCAGCACGGTCGTGCTGCGCCCGCCCCGGCTCGCCGACTACCCGTACTGGCGCCATATCCGGCTGCGCGACCGGCGGCATATCGAGCCGTTCTGGTACAGCTCGGCGCTGGACTGGGACGCGCGGCACTGCGGAACCCATTGGGTACGAGAATGTCTGATGATCCGCGCGGAGGCCCGGGCCGGTCGCCGGCTGGCCACCGTCATCGAGGTCGACGGGCGGTTCGCGGGACAGATCGAGCTCGGCACGATCGACACCGCCACCGGCGCCGCGGAAATGGGCATCTGGGTCGACGCCACGGTGGCCCGGCACGGCATCGGCGGGCTGGCGGCGGCCATGCTGCTCGACCACGGCTTCACTCGGCTCGGGCTGCAGCGGATCACCGCGCCGATCTCCCCGGCCAACGTCGCCGCCGCCCATGGCGCCGCGGGGGTCGGTTTCCGCCGGGAAGCGTTGATGGGCAGGTACTTCGACGTGGGCGGGGCGCGCCGTGATCACGAACTCTGGGCGGCCACGGCGGGCGATCGCCCGCCGGACGGGTTCACCGGGCACTGGCTCGCGCGTCACGACGCGACCGGCAGCGCGCCGCTGCCCGCTCCCGCCGATCCGGTGCCGCCGGGCCTGCCCAAGCTCGCCATGGTGATCGCGGGCGCACGCTTCTACGTGGGACGCGCGGTGCACCTGTTCGATCCGCTCGGCGCACCGCCGCCGATCCGGCTCGCCGATCCGGACCATCCGGAGGTCGTCATCCGGACCCGCAGGCCCACCGACTGGCGGCGCTGGCGGGCCGCGCGGTCGCGCTGCCGGGCCACGCTGGATCCGGACGCGTCGGCGCCCGAGCCGACCTGGGCCGTGCAGCACTCCTGGTGGCAATGGGTACGGCAGTACCTGCGCACCCGAGCAGGGCTCCGCTCGCCGGGCGGCCTGGTCCTCGCGATCGAGGTGGACGGCGCGTACGTCGGCGAGGCCCGCCTGTTCGATCGGGACATGTTCGATCGCAACGCCCGCATGTTCGTCTGGGCCGATCCGGCGCACCCCGAGCACGTCCGCGTCGCGGCCACCAGGGCGTTGCTCACCCTCGCGTTCGGACCGCTCGGTCTGTGCCGGGTCGCGACCACCATCGCGCCGGGCGATCAGGTCGCGGCCGAGATCGCCGCCCGGGTCGGCATGGCACACGAGGGGCAGATGCGCGACTCGGTCGACGCCACCGGCCGCCGCGCCGATCACGACCTGTGGGCGATCACCACACCCAGCCCGCCGGAACACACCTCGGCACCGTCCCTGTCCACCGATCCGTCACCCCGAAGCTCCGGGAAGCAGTGA
- a CDS encoding SDR family NAD(P)-dependent oxidoreductase gives MASVNPRTSGTRWLQGKVAVVTGAGSGIGAATAVALARSGAGLALADIDETGMKETAGRIAELGGEVSTHLVDVGSRDTIYAFAAAVEQRWGRADIVVNNAGVAVLGDGVTVSDESLRWIVDINFWGVVHGTRAFHPLVERSGGGTIVNVSSVFGLLGMPCQSAYSATKFAVRGFSESVRMELRLAGSPVRVLTVHPGGIRTNIARSTRFDGTGIARADTPEANVATFDRLARLTPEQTAAAIVKGIRGNKAKIRIGTDAIVMDIVQRLFPVGYQRIMLTVLRLGLPRTSRSS, from the coding sequence ATGGCCTCGGTGAACCCGAGAACGAGTGGAACGCGTTGGCTACAGGGCAAAGTCGCGGTGGTGACCGGCGCGGGCTCCGGTATCGGCGCCGCCACCGCGGTGGCGCTCGCGCGCAGCGGCGCGGGACTGGCATTGGCCGATATCGACGAAACAGGGATGAAGGAGACCGCCGGTCGCATCGCCGAACTGGGCGGCGAGGTGAGCACGCATCTCGTCGACGTCGGGAGCCGGGACACGATCTACGCCTTCGCCGCGGCGGTCGAACAGCGCTGGGGCCGCGCGGATATCGTGGTCAACAACGCCGGTGTCGCGGTGCTCGGCGACGGTGTCACGGTCAGCGACGAGAGCCTGCGCTGGATCGTGGACATCAACTTCTGGGGCGTCGTGCACGGCACCCGGGCGTTTCACCCGCTGGTCGAGCGCTCCGGCGGCGGGACCATCGTCAACGTCTCCAGCGTGTTCGGCCTGCTCGGCATGCCGTGCCAATCCGCATACAGCGCAACCAAATTCGCGGTGCGCGGATTCAGCGAGTCGGTGCGGATGGAACTGCGCCTCGCCGGGTCGCCGGTGCGGGTGCTGACCGTGCATCCCGGTGGGATCCGCACGAATATCGCGCGCTCCACCAGATTCGACGGCACCGGCATCGCTCGCGCCGACACCCCCGAGGCCAATGTCGCGACGTTCGACCGGCTCGCGCGGCTCACCCCGGAGCAGACGGCCGCCGCGATCGTCAAAGGAATCCGGGGCAACAAGGCGAAGATTCGCATCGGCACCGACGCGATCGTCATGGATATCGTCCAACGCCTGTTCCCCGTGGGCTACCAGCGCATCATGCTGACCGTGCTCAGACTCGGTCTCCCCCGGACGAGCCGAAGCAGCTGA